Proteins co-encoded in one Cynocephalus volans isolate mCynVol1 chromosome 11, mCynVol1.pri, whole genome shotgun sequence genomic window:
- the CLEC3B gene encoding tetranectin produces MELWGAYLLLCLFSLLTQVTAEPPTPKVKKAANVKKDVVSPKMFEELKSQLDSLAQEVALLKEQQALQTVCLKGTKVHMKCFLAFTQAKTFHEASEDCISRGGTLGTPQTGSENDALYEYLRQSVGGEAEIWLGLNDMAAEGSWVDMTGGRVAYKNWETEITLQPDGGKAENCAALAGAANGKWFDKSCRDQLPYICQFAIV; encoded by the exons ATGGAGCTTTGGGGGGCCTACCTGCTCCTctgcctcttctccctcctgACCCAGGTCACCGCTGAGCCACCAACCCCCAAGGTCAAGAAGGCTGCAAATGTCAAGAAAG ATGTCGTGAGCCCAAAGATGTTTGAAGAGCTCAAGAGCCAGCTGGACAGCCTGGCCCAGGAGGTGGCCCTGCTGAAGGAGCAGCAGGCCCTGCAGACAG TCTGCCTGAAGGGCACCAAGGTGCACATGAAATGCTTTCTGGCTTTCACCCAGGCGAAGACCTTCCACGAGGCCAGCGAGGACTGCATCTCGCGCGGGGGCACCCTGGGCACGCCACAGACGGGCTCGGAGAACGACGCCCTGTACGAGTACCTGCGCCAGAGCGTGGGCGGCGAGGCCGAGATCTGGCTGGGCCTCAACGACATGGCGGCCGAGGGCTCCTGGGTGGACATGACCGGCGGCCGCGTCGCCTACAAGAACTGGGAGACGGAGATCACCCTGCAGCCCGACGGCGGCAAGGCCGAGAACTGCGCCGCCCTGGCCGGCGCGGCCAACGGCAAGTGGTTCGACAAGAGCTGCCGCGACCAGCTGCCCTACATCTGCCAGTTCGCCATCGTGTAG